The region TTGATGCGCGTACAATGGAAATCCATCATACAAAGCACCACAATGCTTATACTACAAATCTTAACGCAGCTATCGCCGGAACAGATTTAGAAGGAAAAACAATCGAAAATATCTTAATCAACTTAGATAAATCTAACGCTGCAGTTCGTAACAATGGTGGAGGTTTCTACAACCACAATTTATTCTGGACTGTAATGTCTCCAAACGGAGGAGGATTGCCAACAGGTGATTTATTAGCGGCTATCGAAGCTTCTTTCGGATCATTTGAAGAGTTTAAAGCAAAATTTGCTAAAGCAGGTGCTACACAATTTGGTTCTGGATGGGCTTGGTTAACAGTTCAAAAAGGAGGAAAATTAGAAGTTGTAGGTACTCCAAATCAAGACAATCCATTAATGCCGGAAGTTGCTGGTCACGGTGGAACTCCAATCTTAGGAATGGATGTTTGGGAGCACGCTTACTACTTAAACTACCAAAACAGAAGACCTGATTATATCGAAGCTTTCTTCAGTGTAATCAACTGGACAGAAGTAGCTAGAAGATTTGCTTTAGATAAATAAGAAAAATAGAGCATAGAATATAGAAGAAAGACGAGTACCATAAAGTACTCGTCTTTTTTATTTTTACCATTTCCCGAAGAAACTATTTATATCAAAATAATATTCAATTTCTTCTCCTTTTTCGTTTGTCAATTTTAAAACATCATAATGTTTTTTCCCTTCACTAATTAAGGCCTGACCATTTATTTTGCAGCCAGGACAAAGCTGTCTGGCAATTTGATATTCCTCAGGAATGCTTTTTACCTTAATAGCATTTTTTGTAGAACTACCGTCTTTAGAAGATTTTTTAGAGGCAGAAGTTTTCTCAGAATTGTTTTCTGCAACGGATGTATTTCCTTTGCTGCTTTGATTTTCAACCGAAGTGCTTGCAACAGTTGTTTTTGCTCCAGAGCAATTAAAAAGAAATAAACTTAATAGAATAATAAAAGAAATTTTGATGATTGATTTCATGGGTTTGTTTTTTTGGTTAAAACAATATTATGAAATTTTTTTAAATAAAAAAGGCGGAATTACTTCCGCCTTTTTTGCCCCAAATCTACCATAAACTTAACCTACTAATGTCATGGTTTAGTAAATGTATGGCAGTTATTATTGTGAAAAAAACTTTTCAGATGAAAGGTAAGTTTATCCGATAAATGGAAAGTAATTTGTTGTTTTAAAAGTAGATAAGAATATAGACGAGTAGTAGGTTTGTCTTTTTTTATGCTCATTTTTTAAAAATCTTTATTCTATGTTCTATTGTCTTTTCTCTAAAAAGGAAAAAATAAAAAAGGCGGAATTACTTCCGCCTTTTTTGCCCCAAATCTACCATAAACTTAACCTACTATGTTATGGTTTTGTAAAGGTATGGGAGTGATTATTTTGAAAAAAACTTTTCGGATAAAAGGTAACTATATCCGATAAATGGAATATACTTTATGGTCCTGTCCTGTTAAAGGAAATATTTGAGATGATGAATTATAGAATATAGAACAAAGAATATAGATTGTAGGTTATGAAAGGAAGGGAAGCTTGCTGTTTTTTATAGAAACAATCTATATTCTATGTTCTATAATCTATTCTCTAAAAAAAAAGAAATAAAAAAGGCGGAATAATTTCCGCCTTTTTTGCCCCAAATCTACCATAAACTTTACCTACTAATGTTATGGTTTAGTAAATGTATGGCAGATATATTTTTGAAGAAAATTTTTCAGATAAAAGGTAAGTATTTCCGATGAAGAGAATGTAATGGGTTGTTTTAGAAATATTTGACTTTATTCCAATAAAAAAGGTGGAATTGCTTCCACCCTTTTTGCCCCAAATCTACCATAAACTTAACCTACTAATGTTATGGTATCTCAAAAGTATTGTAGCTTTTCAATTTTACCAAACAAACAGGATGAACGGCAAAAAAAACCGATGAAATGCACAAATTAACCTTTTATTAATACTTTTTTAATAAGCTCGAGCGTCTTTTCCTTCGTAAAAATTCATAAAAGCACGATTTACAACTCGATTTCCACCTGGAGTTGGGTAGTCTCCGGTGAAGTACCAGTCGCCTAAATTTTTAGGACACGCTTTGTGAAGATCTTCCACTGTTTGGAAAATAATTTTCACTTCCGCATTTATTTCTGGTGAGCTTAACATTTCTGCAATTCTGTCTGAAATTTCCTCGTCGGTAAATTGGCTGTAAATTTCTGTTACATAATTTACAACGTCTTTATCAGCAAAATTTTCCTGTGCTTTACATTTTGCATAAACTTCATCTACAATATGATAAAGGTTTCTTTCTTTTAATAAATCAAGTGCAGCTCTAAAAGCAACTAAACCTTCTAGTTTTGCCATATCAATTCCGTAACAATCCG is a window of Flavobacterium crocinum DNA encoding:
- a CDS encoding superoxide dismutase, with translation MAFELPQLPYAYDALEPHIDARTMEIHHTKHHNAYTTNLNAAIAGTDLEGKTIENILINLDKSNAAVRNNGGGFYNHNLFWTVMSPNGGGLPTGDLLAAIEASFGSFEEFKAKFAKAGATQFGSGWAWLTVQKGGKLEVVGTPNQDNPLMPEVAGHGGTPILGMDVWEHAYYLNYQNRRPDYIEAFFSVINWTEVARRFALDK